The stretch of DNA GTTTGGAAGGTCAGGGAGAAATCGAAAATGTTGGCCCATGTATACGGGAACGCCGTTCCATACGCCGAATTATACGCCTGCTGCCCGATGATGATCGGCTTCTGGGCGCTCTCGAACACTCCGGAGTTATCGGCCTGATGAGCGAATGCCGCTTCCAGAGCAGGCAGGCCAAACGCCGGCGCCGCACCCGTGTTCGCTACCTTAACCTGCATGACGGTGCGGGTGTTCGGCCCATATCCCGCGGGAATCGTAGGAACACCGCCTGTGTCGGTCAGGTCGGGCGATCCTGTGTAATAGTCGTATCGCGGGTCACGCGCCGGGAAGGCTGCCGGAGCATCGTTATACAGGATCAGCGTCTGACCGGCAAAAGCGGAGAAGTCTACAATCACGTCCGCTCTCTCCGCAGGCCCGAGGAGAAGCGAGTGCAGATCGACGTTGCCTGCATTGAAAAGCGTCGGGTCATTAACCCAAGTAGTAGGATGAGCAGGAATAACGACCGGAGCGGGTAAGAACCCTCCCTCGGTGCCGATTTGAATCCAGTCGGGACCTTCAGTGCCGGCCACCGGCGTCGGAAAAACGGTAGGATCGGTCAATGCTGCCGTCACCTCGAGAGGGTTCAAATTCACTTCCGTACACGCAACCCCGCTGGCTTCCGCAATAGGCGCAGGATTGGTGTTTTCATCGCATAATACTCCGATAGCGTCGACGGCCTTGTACCAGGAGAGGTTGAAGAATCTGTCGTTAGCCGCGCTCAGGATGCGGAAGCGATAGGCTTTCGGCTCGACTTCCAAAACCGGATACGCGGTGCCGTTAACCAGGGGCGTGTCGTTAAACGCTTCCATTCCGGCCGAATTAAAGGGCGTCCCCGGCATGATGAGCGGTTCAAGGGGAGAAGTGCCGTAGTACGGGTTCGGAATCGGTCCATGGTCAATAGCATTCGTCGGCGGCCAGAACCAGGAACCATACATCCAGCGGCCATACGCGTTGAAACCGGACAGATCACCGGGATTCTGCGCCGGCACATACACGTGAGGGAACCACAAGTTACCTTTCGCGCCCCATCTTGCGCTGTCCCACGTTTCATCCTGCATGGCTATCTGCCAAGGATCCGGCACAAAGGTCTTGTCCTGAAAAACCAGGGGGATCTCATCGGCGGGAATCAGTCCTCCGGTCAAAAGTAACTGCTCGACCGCGTCTCTGATCAGATAGCCCGCAGCCTCCCCCACATAGACGTTCAGACGGGTAATTCCCCACGCATGATCGTGATAGAACAACAATCTCGCGCTTTGCTGGTTGGTGTAATAATAGGTCTGCGTACCATCCGTCGGGTTGTTATCATCGCCCATATCCGGAACGGGTTGTACGCTGACGCCTTGAGGAAAATTCGTAGGCTCGCCGGCGGGCGTAATCCACTGATGCGGCGTCCCATCGCTGATCCACGGAGTTATGCCCCCATGCAGATGCAATGTAGCCCTGTTCTCCGGAAAACAATCGGGCATGATCATATCCTTGTCCGTGCACATCGGATTTTGCCAATCCGCTTCCGGCATCGGAACGGGAACTCCGTCAGGACCCATCATAAACATATTGGGGCTCATACCCGCGCCCATGAATGTGGCGTCCGTTGGGACAAACAGATTTCCTCCCATTCCGGTCGGCAACAAATTGTAAAACTTGATCCGCACCGGCCTGTCCTTCTGGGCTACGATGGTCGTTCCCAAATAATGGGGATCGTCGTACCCGAGCTTTCCGCCGGGAAGAGGAACGTGCTTGCTCGTCGAAGCATTAAAAGGCGTCTCGAGCTGCACGTAGCCTCTCAGCTTGGTCGCAGGCAAATCGGAGTGCAATTGCTCCATGAACTCTACGACCGCGATCTCATAATAATCGGAACCGGGATAGGTCGTGTCGTCAGGAACGGGCACGGAAATATATTGACCTAAATTATTCATCCCGGCGGATGTAAGCCCCGGAAGCCCGTCCACAAATTTACGGATTCCGACGGAAAACTGCGTGCCGTCGCCGAGAATGTCCACTCCTTGCAACGGGCTGTTCATATAGTTGGGATGGGTAAAGTAACGTGGAGCATCTCCCGGCTGAGCAACCGCCAAGAACATATTCCCCCCTAAACCCGCCGCTTCAAGCTTCGCCGCCGCGCGATCGGCGGCCGCTTGCCTGTCGGCATGAGTCGGTCGCTTCGATATCCCAAACGCATGTGAATTTTGCGTCCAGGCCAGACCGACTACCAATGAAAGCATACATAGCGTCGACCCCAAGCTCATACACTTCAAAAACTTGAGCTTACTCATCACACTTCCCCTTTAAATAGACTTGGTCCTGTTTTTTTTCCTGTTAACGATGAGTCCATCACCAATACCTGACCGGTTTCTTCTTCATTGCCTCCTTTCTTTTGGATTGAGTCAATTTTCTATCCTTGAAATCGCTTGAACAAACGCCACTCAGGCAGAAAAACCAGTCACACGGATACAAGGGTTACCCGATTTCCGGAACACAGACCCTGGCTTGCTCGCGCCACGTCGGAGTTCCAACCTCTGCCTGTGTGTTACGCATCAACGGAACCAGGCAGAAAACAGGTTCATCGGATGTCTTCTTCGCAAACCTCGATCGCCCGTTTTTTCGTGTGGATAACATGTTGTAATACTAACTTCTTACCCGTTCTGACGACTATAAGGCCGATACTGTATTTCCACCTACAAGCAACCCTTGCATGAGATTCAGGCGGTCTTCCTCCCTCGAAATCGCTCGACCAAACAGCTCTCGCACCAAAGAACCGGTGACACAGATGCAGGGGTAACCCGACTTCCAGAACACGGACCAGGGCTCGCTTGCATTCCGTCACGGAATTCGAACCGCCACCCCTCCGTTATGCACCAGCGAAACCAAGTAGAATTTAGCTCAACCGCATACCTGTTTCGCAAAGCTCGATCCTCAAATTCGATACGATTGTGCTCCGGCGAACACCCCAACCAACCTCAAGTCAACTTTATGCCCCTCATCAGAAGCTCACTTCTTCAAGTTGGCAGCTCTTTTTTGTAATACTAACTTCATACCCGTTTGGACGACTATAAGGTCTGTACTGTATTTCCATCTACAAGCAGCCAAATCCTCCAAAAACGTGTGGACATCTCGCCTTTTCGATGTCAGCATATGCCTAGGCGGTTCGCTGACGTGGGCGGAAGAAGCTTTTGCGGGTACAACGGAACACGGGGCTTGGGGCCTTTGAACAGGACCATTGAAAGTGGTTTCCGATGTATTTCAAGGCATTACAAGGCACATGCACTCGTGGGTGGGGTCGTCCGGGTCTCCGGAGGGAGGCGGACATTCGGACACAGGCCTGAATGAGATCCAATGTCTATGGTCGACACTGTCAAGGCGAGAATGTGGATAGAAGTATACAGCAAGATGAGGACGAACCTCAGCGGGCCTATGAGTATCATATCGATAATACCTTTATTCAGTGATTCAATGTCGTTGGAAAGTAATTTAATGATCGGAACATCTGACTTTTCCGATCGATTTCCTGCTATTACTTCGGCTCGAATAACGTCGATTATGGATTTCATCATTTAAATACGAGGAAATTGATCGAACATTAAGCCGTTTGGAGGGTCTCCCAAGCCCGAAAAAAATCTTTACAATTCCGGCTCATGGGATATAGGCTGTATATGGGGAAATGGACACGACACTCCATTTCGCTTCAATAGTCTCATCCTGCTGATTTTACTCTCAATAATTTAATAAGGGCTCGAAAAGGCATGAATGCCGGTGACTTAACGGATCCCGGGAATTCTCGGATGAATAATGAATCGCTTCAGGATTCCTCCCGGCGGATCGGCGCGATCCTTGACAGCATGACCGAAGGTCTTGTGGGCATTGACTTCGATTGGCGGTGTACCTATGCCAACGAAGCGGCCGCTCGGTTCTTGGGAAAAACAAAAACGGATCTTATAGGACAAAAAGGCTTCGAGCTGTTCCCGGAAGCCAGAGGGACGGTCTTCGAGACCAACTTGCGCAAAGCCCTGGAAGAACGTGAGTCCGTATCGTTCGAAGCGTTTTACGAACCTTTGAAGTCCTGGTACGAGTGTCGCTGCAGTCCCTCTCCCGAAGGCATCAGCGTCCTCTTTTCCGACACAACCGAAAAAAGGCGTCGAGACAAGGAGCATGAAGATCTCCTGAGTGACCTGAACCGCAAAGCAGCCGAATTGGAAGCCGTGATCGATACCATGTCCCAAGGGCTCAAGATCTGCGATATGGCGGGGAATATCTTGACAATGAACCGGGCTGCGCTCGATCTGCACGGATTCAAGACCGTCCCGGACGCCCGCCGACCTGTATCGGAATATTCGGATCTTTTTGAACTGAAGCGTCTCGACGGTGAGCCGATACCAGCGGAGGAGTGGCCGTTAAAAAGGGTCATGCGGGGGGATTCCTTTTCAGGACTGGAACTGAGGCGGTACAGGAAAGACACGGGGATGGAGCAGGTGTGCGAGTTTTCCGGGGCTCCCGTTCGGGACGCAACCGGACGGCCTGTATTGGCCGTCGTCATGCTCCAGGATATATCCGAGCGCAAGCGGGAAGAGCAGCGGATCCGCCGGTACAACAACGTGTTGCAGGGGATCAACCGGATCTGTCAGAAAGTGATCCGGGCGGAATCGGAAGAGGCCTTTGGGGAAACCTGTCTGGAGATTGCTCTGGAGATCACCGGCGGCGAAATCGGCTTCATTGCTGAAATCGGGAACGACGGTCTTCTTCATTACGTTGCCGTCAGCCAATCGGGATGGAGCCAGTGTGCGATGATCGAGCAGACCGGCCCTGAAGGTCCGTCATGCGCTTTCCCCCTACGCGGCCTCCACGGCCGGGTTGTTCAGGATGGAAAAAGCCTGGTCGTCAATGATCCGCGGGCGCACCCCGACAGCATCGCGTTGCCCGAAGGCCACCCGCCGCTCAGTTCGTTCCTTGGCGTTCCCCTTATCGAGGACGGAGAAACCACGGGCATCATTGCCGTGGCAAACCGTAAGACAGGCTTCCGCGCAGACCAGCAGGAGGACCTCGAAGCGCTTGCGCCCGCGGTGGTGCAGGGCCTGCGGCGGATAAGGTCGGAAAGGGAGCGGGCCCTCACCGAGGAGTCGCTGCGGTCGAGTGAGAGCAGATACCGTGAACTGGTCCAAAACGCCAGAAGCGCCATCATCCGCTTTGAAAGAAACGGTACGATCTCGTTTTTCAATGAGTATGCACAGGAGCTGTTCGGCTACAGCGAACAGGAGATACTCGGCAAACACGTGGGCATTCTGCTGCCCGAAATCGAATCCTCCGGAACCGATCGGTCCGGTCTGGTCCGGGAAGTGGTCAGCCGGCCAGAGCGTTACATGAGCAACATTAACGAGAACGTATGCCGGGACGGACGCCGGCTCTGGATGACGTGGACGAACCACGCGATATACGACGAGACCGGCCGATTGGCGGAAA from Deltaproteobacteria bacterium encodes:
- a CDS encoding multicopper oxidase domain-containing protein, which translates into the protein MSKLKFLKCMSLGSTLCMLSLVVGLAWTQNSHAFGISKRPTHADRQAAADRAAAKLEAAGLGGNMFLAVAQPGDAPRYFTHPNYMNSPLQGVDILGDGTQFSVGIRKFVDGLPGLTSAGMNNLGQYISVPVPDDTTYPGSDYYEIAVVEFMEQLHSDLPATKLRGYVQLETPFNASTSKHVPLPGGKLGYDDPHYLGTTIVAQKDRPVRIKFYNLLPTGMGGNLFVPTDATFMGAGMSPNMFMMGPDGVPVPMPEADWQNPMCTDKDMIMPDCFPENRATLHLHGGITPWISDGTPHQWITPAGEPTNFPQGVSVQPVPDMGDDNNPTDGTQTYYYTNQQSARLLFYHDHAWGITRLNVYVGEAAGYLIRDAVEQLLLTGGLIPADEIPLVFQDKTFVPDPWQIAMQDETWDSARWGAKGNLWFPHVYVPAQNPGDLSGFNAYGRWMYGSWFWPPTNAIDHGPIPNPYYGTSPLEPLIMPGTPFNSAGMEAFNDTPLVNGTAYPVLEVEPKAYRFRILSAANDRFFNLSWYKAVDAIGVLCDENTNPAPIAEASGVACTEVNLNPLEVTAALTDPTVFPTPVAGTEGPDWIQIGTEGGFLPAPVVIPAHPTTWVNDPTLFNAGNVDLHSLLLGPAERADVIVDFSAFAGQTLILYNDAPAAFPARDPRYDYYTGSPDLTDTGGVPTIPAGYGPNTRTVMQVKVANTGAAPAFGLPALEAAFAHQADNSGVFESAQKPIIIGQQAYNSAYGTAFPYTWANIFDFSLTFQTLLGTPLSIGFQNKMIQDEMGEAFEKEYGRMQGNLGLEVPNAQAGLQNMILYPYSAPPTEVLAGLKFPVDGAGELQVQPIASADDGTQIWKITHNGVDTHPMHWHLYDVQLINRVGWDNGVRLPDPNEVGWKDTVRVSPLEDTIVAVRPIMPVVPFDLPNSVRPMSPMMPIGAYLVNSTAAETAGLPILGFAPDGEPIDIINHVVNFGWEYVWHCHILSHEEMDMMRPQAVALPVNAPSGLGAAIQGSSAALSWVDNSSNETSFIVQRSDDGGATWVDVGTVPEDTTMFADAGLMNAVPYNYRVVAQNQVGDTWDYSNPNFNEIAPGSYAFPVLTMESFSGVIPVCALLADFNNDGRINQVDFAIFRQNYGTTGPTGDINGDGLVNQADLVLFRQYYGTTCP
- a CDS encoding PAS domain S-box protein produces the protein MNNESLQDSSRRIGAILDSMTEGLVGIDFDWRCTYANEAAARFLGKTKTDLIGQKGFELFPEARGTVFETNLRKALEERESVSFEAFYEPLKSWYECRCSPSPEGISVLFSDTTEKRRRDKEHEDLLSDLNRKAAELEAVIDTMSQGLKICDMAGNILTMNRAALDLHGFKTVPDARRPVSEYSDLFELKRLDGEPIPAEEWPLKRVMRGDSFSGLELRRYRKDTGMEQVCEFSGAPVRDATGRPVLAVVMLQDISERKREEQRIRRYNNVLQGINRICQKVIRAESEEAFGETCLEIALEITGGEIGFIAEIGNDGLLHYVAVSQSGWSQCAMIEQTGPEGPSCAFPLRGLHGRVVQDGKSLVVNDPRAHPDSIALPEGHPPLSSFLGVPLIEDGETTGIIAVANRKTGFRADQQEDLEALAPAVVQGLRRIRSERERALTEESLRSSESRYRELVQNARSAIIRFERNGTISFFNEYAQELFGYSEQEILGKHVGILLPEIESSGTDRSGLVREVVSRPERYMSNINENVCRDGRRLWMTWTNHAIYDETGRLAEILAVGSDITKLIQAEEDLRRSRDELERRVKERTAELRERAEQLTRLSSQLTLAEQRERRRLSVIIHDHVQQLLVGAKISLEVLADELGEEHQESVGQIYNLLLECLKTTRSLSIQMAPHVLYERGLAPGLSWLARTIQETFRIDIEADIGSGDIVEAEDLKVLLFESARELLLNVINHARTSSARLEMSRDKDGNLRIAVSDQGVGFDAEKLAKELGREDRFGLFSIRERLELIGGRLEIESSPGKGAVFGLVVPIEKITAAGKGFEARKASHKGAVTALTPAEKRIRVLLVDDHTVMRHGILSLLERYSDIEVVGEAGDGLEAVQMARNLQPEVILMDISMPKMNGLQATKLIHSESPHIRIIGLSMYDGSETEKGMLVSGAAACIPKSAHSAALLTAIRQRNPEMIH